Within Vigna unguiculata cultivar IT97K-499-35 chromosome 2, ASM411807v1, whole genome shotgun sequence, the genomic segment AGAACAAAATGTAGTAGTTAACCATGAGTAGATGCAAAATTTCTTACATTGTCAAATATGTTATTGCCTAAAGAGAATAATAAGACAGAACAAAATGACTGTATAGAGTACCAGCCAAACAAGAATTTTGTGATGACTCCATGGATGGGATGTATGGTGAAAGATGAATGTATTAAGCCGCCTCAATCTTATGCTTGATGTACTTTGTGAAGTATCTAAACTAAGACAATTTGATCAAAAGGGATTATTGTATAAAGAATATCAAGCTTAATGTACTGCAGAATATGTCAGAACCTTGAATGCTTTGTACAGCAATAGTCTTTGCTTCGTTTTCCCATGTTCTCCAGCTATATATCTGAATGTACTCTAAAATAAGATAATCAGTGCCTAACCAAAGAAAATAGAATAGGGAGATTTTTCATGACTATTTTAACCTTGATCATGGCCAGGGCAACAGCAAGAAAGCTATAGGTAACATGGGTGACCCCAAGAACAAACACAAAGCGATGCAGCTGCTCAAGACTTTCATAACAAGCCAATGATTCGTGACCCTGCAAAGAAAGTGATGAGTTTTCAGCGAAATTGGCCTTTGTGGAACTATTGATCAGAATAGAATCACTACCTCAGGGCAATAATTTCGCAAGCCATTGTTCACTTGCCCTTTGACAACTGTTCTATTTGAATATTCTGAACTCAACCAGACAACACGTTTCACAGAATTCTTTTCCAATGGGCACGGAAAAAATCTGCTGCTTATAACCGATGACTTAACGCAAATCTTTGCCACAAAAATAATCCAATGACCCATCAGCAATGACAGAAGCCCAAAAAGCATCAATTCTGCttaaaaatcattcaaaaaaCTTGTAATAGTAAGTTCCATTATTAtacataacaaaagaaaaagactaaTGAAACCTTTTGGGGTAACAATTCCCTACCTTCTTTGATCTTTTCCAGAGCAGAAAGCAGAGATTTTCTCTTGGTTCTGTCCAACCACTGTGAcattattcaatatataaaacaccTATAACAATGAGACATTGGAAGAAGAGACAAACCAATCATAAAGTACGTACCTTTACCAGTTTTTTTAACGTGCCCTGAAACAGGAAACTAAATGAAACAAGGACAGCGATCACAGTTGCCACGGCATAGGTGGGGGTTTCAGCTAAGGATCTTCCTTCACCATTTTCTTCCCCCATGTCTGGTATTCGTCCTCAAAACAACACGCACTGTCATGAAAGTTATGTCCTTCAATGGGGCTTATAACGAAAAAAAGACATCAGAAAAGAACAAACAACTCTACAGTGTGCATTGTCTCTTCAATGCATTACATAGTTTGGGCCATTGATGCGGAGATAGAGTTGGTGGTAGCTTTGCTGAGGCAAAAATGTTGAGACTTTGTCCTCAGAAAATTAATATGCACATGCTTGTGCTGCCACGAACTAGTTGAGAATAATGGTCCCATTTACTGATCTCATAACCATGTCAGGTTCGGTTAACCAGTTATTTCAAGTGGGATCTGTCGCATGGCCACGTTTGAACAACGACACAACGTTATGGTCACTTGTTCACCAATAAGAATACGTAGATCCAACATGTTCAGAATTGGATCAGGATCTTGATGAAGAGAGAAAGcggaaaataaatgaataaacaaATTACTTTTCTTAACAAACCACAAATCATACATATCTACGTGCGTTTAAAGTTGAACAAcgcatttattattttcatattcattGAGGAACAATTAGGTCCATTGACCCAATGTCACTAAATCTTGCTCTTGCTTTTTCCATCACGTAGTAGCGGTTggtgtgaattttaatattgaatgaTTGAACTCGTCCACCATGTCATGTCATTCCAACTCCAACTAGTGCCAAAAACTTAATCTAATTACTTGAACTTTATGGATCTTTTTTCTTGTAAGAAAAACGTAGTTAATATTAGTAGAATTTACTAGTAAGTTGAGTTAAGAAAAAATCTGTGATCAAGAAAGTGAAAAACATTAGCAAGgcaaagttaaaaagaaaaaagaacacaACCCTTGATATGAAACCAGTTTGGTTTTCTTCAATTGAAATAGCAAGATAATCATCAGATCATGAGTTCATGTTGTATGCACACAACACAAGGACTAACGAAATTTAAGAAGTTGTACATTTACAAGAAAGAATTAAGGTCCAATCTTTGGATATTATAGCTCCTCTTTGGCTGCTGGTATCTTCACTGGGAACTTGTTTATAACCCATTCCTCATAACCTCCTCCCATGTCCTTCACATTCTTAAAACCCTGCAATTCAAATCAAACCAATACAAGTTAATTAGTATCACCGGCCATTATCAAATGAagtaaataaaggaaaattataGCCAGAGTGATGTTCAGATATTTTAGAGCCAcaactatatattttattcGAGATTAAAGTGAGATGAATAAGTATACTGATGTTGACATGAACTAACTTACATCAGACAGAAGAGCAGAAGTTGCATAGAAAGATCTCCTCCCAATTTGACAACCCTGAAATGCAGATTCATACAAAACATAAACAGATGTTGACTTTAACCAACATTAACCAGTTGAAATTGAAGCTTGTATTTTGaatgcaaaaaaaaatgaatcaaaaggAGCAAGAGAAAAGGATAGTTACCACAATGATATGATCTTCTTTGTTAcaagccaaagaaacctcttTCAGAAAATCTGGATTCATTACCTTGCCTGGCGTTCAAAATCACAAACTCGTTAACCGTACAAAAATTGTAACCTAAAACTGATAACTGGTCTTGGTTAGTATTAGGGGTTGAAAAGTTTCTTACCCTTTGGTGTATTCAACATGTATGGAATGTTAACAATATTAACTGCATCAACATACCCTTTCGAGAACTCTTCCACCGTCCTATATATTGTTTACCAAAAGATTTAGcttcttttaaaagaaacaaacaaacattATCCAACACTGAAAAAAACCAATTaggaaaagaagaacaaaagaacTCCTTAAAACATACTACGTATTACATGTGTTACCTAACATCTAGATAAATGGAACCAGTCTGGATAAGATCCTTGGCTGCACGCACATCAATGGTGACAACCTTTGCTCCTGTgttacaaaagaaaagaagcaAAAGAAGAAACACCGACCAACGGGGTAACAGGGCCACCGAAAATGCCATGTTCAAGTTCTATAGAAGCTGAGCACAAACACGTTATTTATGTGTACTCAGCAcgtggatatatatatatatgactgaTCAAAACTCGGTATCAGGGTGCTCTGTTGCATGGTTTAACCCTTTGAAATCAAACATTCCAGGAAAAAGAACACAACGCCGTTGAATTAAGATACGAGGAAACATACTATGCTGCTGGTGCTTGGTTGCTGCAGCAGCTGTTTCGGTTTCGCTTTCTGTGGGCGTGGCGTCGTCAAATTTCACTCATTAtgaaattattctttatttgacACTAGGATAAATtcattgaattatatattaattagatttCTTACACTATCGTATCTAATATGGATCACATTGATGATTCCTGGTTTTCACCGATTCAAGTATCGGATTCATAGTTTTTGAAGTTACattaaaatcaaactaaatTCAGTTGCCTGTTAAATTCTagaatgttatatattttttatttcaaaatataatttaactattttttttttaataacattaatgtGAAAATACcctaaacattaaaatataaacgTGCTAGTAAAGGTTAATATTgaaataagtaataaaaatggAAATCTCACTTCCTATTGTGCATTGTTTACGTACATCCATTCAGCTCCATACACGACGGCCTTTTTGAAACCCTTTTCTAGCCCAACCCACTCCAGGCCTGTGAAAAACCTATTGACCCAAAGAATAATGAAACTTTTTAAAGTAATACTACAATTGGGCTTGTGTTTTCCATAATATTGAAATGAGGGTTTTTCTTACTGCATCCCTAAattttcttcctacaccccaacttttttataatttcatgcTACCTTTTGATTTGTAATTACGGGTTTTTGAAAACCAGAGTTATTGACTTTCAGAAATCGGTGTTACCAACTCTCAAAAATCAAGATATTGAATTTCATTCTTAGGACGCCGactacaaaaatatttagtttataatttatttttatgtttttgaaggACATAATGGTCTTCATAATCAAACTTGAAGTTGAAGGAAGAAAAATTGGGAGTGTGGGAAGAAAAACCCTTGAAAGGAAATGACTTTCCTGTCCATGCAACCGAGAactaaaaattgtaaaataacaacaaatagtGAATTTAAACTCTATTCCAACTTTAGAAAATGATCCCTTATCAAATCAGAATTACCCttaaattttattgtgaatACATTGGTAAAAAACTAAAGAACAATAATCATAAAATCTTAAGTTTTCAGGTTTATGATTATTGTATGAACAACTCATTTCGTAGATGTCTTTTTTAGGCTCTAGATGGATCTTAAACAGGTCTTTTCTGGAAATTAAATATGGGAAAAACAATACCAATAAATATAAATCCAACTTACACACTATTTCTAATCTAAAATCTTAGGACAACAAATTTGACTTATGAGTTTTTTATGTGAAAgttgtttaattttctta encodes:
- the LOC114174100 gene encoding thiosulfate sulfurtransferase 18-like produces the protein MAFSVALLPRWSVFLLLLLFFCNTGAKVVTIDVRAAKDLIQTGSIYLDVRTVEEFSKGYVDAVNIVNIPYMLNTPKGKVMNPDFLKEVSLACNKEDHIIVGCQIGRRSFYATSALLSDGFKNVKDMGGGYEEWVINKFPVKIPAAKEEL